GGCATTTTCCACGTTTATCAGGGTATAAAAGCTGAGCATTTCTCAATTCCCGGTGATTACTCCTCGGCTTCATTCTTTTTAGTGGCTGGAGCAATATTCGGTAAGGTTAGGGTTGAGGGATTGGATAAAGATGATGTTCAGGCCGATAAAGTGATAGTTGAACTCTTGAGGGAGTTTGGGGCAAAAGTAAGAACGGGCAAAGACTACGTTGAAGTTGAGAGAGACGAATTAGTAGGTCAGGAAGTTGACTGCAGGGATTTTCCTGACCTCTTTCCAATTTTAGCTGTTTTAGGAGCCTACTCAGAAGGAAGAACGGTTTTGAGAGCAAAGCATTTGCGCTACAAAGAGAGCGACAGGATAAGGACTATGACGTTGAACTTGGCAAAGATGGGTGCAAGAGTAAAAGAACTCAACGATGGTCTGATAATAAGCAAGAGCGAGCTTAGAGGTGCCAGATTGAATCCGCAAAATGACCACAGGATTGCGATGGCATTAACAATTGCCGCTTTAGGTGCAAGAGGGAAAAGCCTCATCTTAAACGAGAGATGCGTCGAAAAGTCCTATCCGAACTTCTTTGAGGATTTAAGGGGGTTGGTCAGCCAATGATGGGAAAAATGCTCAGATTTTCGCTCTTCGGCGAGAGCCATGGAAGAGTTATTGGGGTTTTAATTGAAGGAGTTCCACCAGGAATTAAAGTCAACTCAGAGAAGATGAAAGCTGAGCTTGAGAGGAGAAAGGGCATTAAAAGATTCTCAACTAAAAGAAGGGAGGAGGACAAGCCAGTAATCCTCTCGGGGGTCTTCAACGGCTTTACGACCGGTTCCCCTATAGCTGTAATCATTGAGAACAGAGATGTTAATTCATCCTATTATGAGGAAATAAAAAACACTCCACGGCCCGGACACAGTGATTACACAGCTAAAATCAAGTATTTTGGATTCAACGATTACAGAGGGGGTGGATTTTTCTCCGGCAGGTTGACAGCTGGAATAGTAATAGCCGGCTACTTTGCGAAGGAGATTTTAGCAAAAGCTGGAATAGAAGTGAAAGCTTACATAAAATCCATTGGAAAGATAAAAGCAAAGGATTTGAGCCTTGAAGAAATCTTTATCTCAAAAAACAGCTTT
Above is a genomic segment from Thermococcus sp. SY098 containing:
- the aroA gene encoding 3-phosphoshikimate 1-carboxyvinyltransferase codes for the protein MIEITPIKTLDGKIKAPPSKSYTHRALFLGLLSEGKTKIENPLICTDTLATLNAVRAFGAKADWNFVESSGEVKPAKINAFESGTTARLAIGISALADGESVIDGKGSLRRRPMEPLLKALSDLGVKTQSNGFLPVRVFGGEIREDYVRVDGSISSQFITALLFLAAKVGLSIEVLNPVSKPYLEITLRMLKCANVKVERNDGIFHVYQGIKAEHFSIPGDYSSASFFLVAGAIFGKVRVEGLDKDDVQADKVIVELLREFGAKVRTGKDYVEVERDELVGQEVDCRDFPDLFPILAVLGAYSEGRTVLRAKHLRYKESDRIRTMTLNLAKMGARVKELNDGLIISKSELRGARLNPQNDHRIAMALTIAALGARGKSLILNERCVEKSYPNFFEDLRGLVSQ